A single region of the Triticum dicoccoides isolate Atlit2015 ecotype Zavitan chromosome 2B, WEW_v2.0, whole genome shotgun sequence genome encodes:
- the LOC119368303 gene encoding uncharacterized protein LOC119368303 — MERMEITDLVSGKPMEMIRLGSGKVEDYPFVRRLRNRRLLTYLWLQGFDAAYDSVVHETDVRQMSRLHLRQLVVWGQLREAVKYMTRFLPPALDRGVETRSLLVFLHALWSLANVAACSAGGLVNGTVHRHLELLTSMSSHNAKLNSILQYTLHSPQFRASLDWILVREKASWVADDLALQTPELRRKLQLPSGPGRPQDLLPIGPLRPRRHRRGQFRRPKPEAIAKGYLNWKRSVHSANPLYGLPEDALGRVADLIECLKAGKLPVLHQGNPLQSDAKEDWKNTGTSSVSNAGKLISWKLEHSVWLHVVVCEIRFRCSSFHR, encoded by the exons ATGGAGCGGATGGAGATCACGGACCTCGTCAGCGGCAAACCGATGGAGATGATACGCCTCGGCAGCGGCAAGGTCGAGGACTATCCGTTCGTGAGGCGGCTCCGCAACCGGCGGCTCCTCACCTACCTCTGGCTCCAGGGCTTCGACGCCGCCTACGACAG CGTCGTGCATGAGACGGATGTGCGGCAGATGAGCAGGCTGCATCTACGGCAGCTGGTGGTCTGGGGCCAGTTGAGAGAGGCCGTCAAGTACATGACGCGCTTCCTGCCGCCGGCCCTCGACCGGGGCGTCGAGACCCGTTCCCTCCTCGTCTTCCTCCACGCGCTCTGGTCGCTGGCCAACGTCGCCGCGTGCTCGGCGGGCGGCCTCGTGAACGGCACCGTGCACCGCCACCTCGAACTCCTGACGAGCATGTCCAGTCACAACGCCAAGCTCAACTCCATCCTCCAATACACACTCCACTCGCCGCAATTCAG GGCGTCCCTGGACTGGATACTGGTGAGGGAGAAGGCATCGTGGGTTGCCGATGACTTGGCTCTCCAGACTCCTGAGTTGAGACGCAAGTTGCAATTGCCCAGCGGCCCAGGTCGCCCGCAGGACTTGCTTCCCATCGG CCCACTTCGTCCAAGGCGCCACCGGAGGGGACAATTCCGGCGGCCAAAGCCAGAGGCAATTGCCAAGGGCTATCTCAACTGGAAGAGGAG CGTGCACTCTGCAAACCCACTTTATG GATTGCCCGAGGATGCACTCGGCCGGGTAGCAGATCTTATTG AGTGTTTAAAAGCTGGTAAACTTCCGGTGCTCCATCAAGGGAACCCACTTCAATCAGATGCAAAGGAAG ATTGGAAAAACACTGGGACCTCATCAGTCTCAAATGCAGGTAAATTAATTAGTTGGAAGTTGGAACACAGTGTTTGGCTACATGTCGTCGTCTGCGAAATTCGTTTCAGGTGCTCCAGTTTTCATAGGTGA
- the LOC119365568 gene encoding uncharacterized protein LOC119365568: MAAPSAALSISGAAHTSAFGCKPKKLISNRNYLQLAAPSNSQNANLYGKLTVCRAESEDSKGGGGFLTGFLIGGAVFGTLGYVFAPQISKTLDTLLNHDGQDGKPDAQGIQSAPRPRNAQYYDEGLEKTRQTLGDKISQLNLAIDKAAARLKRVTGSVEKEAVKDETEIEISTLDDNGVLEGNLSEQGFVQGESATK, encoded by the exons ATGGCTGCTCCCTCCGCGGCCCTCTCCATCTCCG GTGCGGCGCATACCAGTGCATTTGGCTGCAAGCCGAAGAAGCTGATCTCAAACAGAAATTACTTGCAGCTAGCAGCTCCCTCAAATTCCCAAAATGCAAATCTTTATGGAAAGTTAACCGTCTGCAGAGCTGAAAG TGAAGATTCTAAAGGTGGGGGAGGATTCTTGACTGGATTTCTCATAGGGGGAGCAGTCTTTGGAACACTGGGTTATGTCTTTGCTCCTCAG ATCAGCAAAACTTTAGATACATTGCTGAATCACGATGGGCAAGATGGTAAGCCTGACGCGCAAGGCATCCAAAGTGCACCAAGGCCACGTAATGCTCAATACTATGATGAAGGTTTAGAG AAAACTCGTCAGACACTGGGTGACAAGATAAGCCAACTGAACCTTGCGATTGACAAAGCTGCCGCCCGACTGAAGCGTGTCACCGGCAGTGTCGAAAAAGAGGCTGTTAAAGATGAAACCGAA ATTGAAATATCAACCCTGGATGATAATGGAGTTTTGGAGGGAAACTTGAGTGAACAGGGTTTTGTGCAAGGAGAAAGTGCAACAAAATGA